A segment of the Gossypium hirsutum isolate 1008001.06 chromosome D10, Gossypium_hirsutum_v2.1, whole genome shotgun sequence genome:
ACCCCCTAACTCAGACTTTCGAGGCCAATTTCAACGATGGGCAGATCCCAACGGCTGCACAACCAAAAACGAATCAGGTGAgttctcttctttttccttttctttgatttatatataaatagacaaaaaaagaaatataaataaataaaaaaattaaaacatctatGAACGGAAAAGAAAACTCCAAATCACCTTGACTCTTTTTGTTCTTATATTTATCTGCTAATGTTCGTTTTTGTGTTACCAAAATCGCtagaaaaaaaacccaaaattacaTATttgatggctttttatagccgaaagaaagaagagaaaaaatagGTTTTTCTTCGTTTCTGCTTGCGTGTTTGCCATCTTCTTTACAGGTGATGTGACGATGGCGGTGGAGTTGGTGGCTACCATAGGAGTGGCGGTAGGTCTGGGGCAAGTGGCCGATGGGACATGCGGCGGCAGTACTAGGTGCGGCGCTAGGGTTTTAGactttctgaaaccctagttttgGCTGTTAGCTTGCTGGGCTAAGACATTGGGCCTCGGGTTTGGGCCTGTTCTGTAATGGGTTAGGTTAGGCTAGTTGGGCTGGTGGGGTTTGGGTTTAATTGTTAAcaggttttgtgttttgtttttgctTGGGCTAGAGGTTAATTGGGCTCGGGCAtgaaaattgggcttgtacagctgcccctctttgctcgttgtcgtgtaacgagaacaaaGCAAAGACTAGGAAAGACCaatttttgcccggtcttgccgagtcttgactcCTCTTGACGCTTTTCTTTAAGTAGCTTTCTTCCAGTCCACTGtgccttgttgcttcgatccattcCACTGCAACATTAGGGATATAAGACCTGATACGATCCACTCTactgtaatttcagagagataagatctgtggttttaatctgctccgctgcaacttcagaaGATCTGACTACTAggttcaatctactccactgtaatctcagggagataagatccctggcttcaatctgatgtgatctactctactgtaacttcagagagataagatcctttatttcaatccgctccactgtaacttcagagagataggattactagcttcaatctactccgctgtaatctcagggagataagatctgcaattcttcggtctgctccgctgtaatctcagggagataagacctgacgCAATCTattctgctgtaacttcagagagataagatcctttaattcgctccactgtaatctcaaggagataggattactatctttgatctgctccgctgtaatctcagggagataagatctgcaattcttcgatctgttccactgtaatctcagggaaataagacctgatgcgatccactctactgtaacttcagagagataagatcctttaatccgctccactgtaatctcaaggagataggattactatctttgatctgcttcgctgtaatctcagggagataagatctgcaattcttcgatctgttccactgtaatctcagggaaataagacctgatgcgatccactctactgtaacttcagagagataagatcctttaatctgctccactgtaatatcagggagataggattactatctttgatctgctccgctgtaatcttagggagataagatctgcaattcttcggtctgctccgctgtaatctcaaggagataagacctgacgcgatctactctgctgtaacttcagagagataagatcctttaatttgctccactgtaatctcaaggagataggattactatctttgatctgctccgctgtaatctcagggagataataTCTGTAattcttcgatctgttccactgtaatctcagggaaataagacctgatgcgatccactctactgtaacttcagagagataagatcctttaatccgctccactgtaatctcagagagatatgattactatctttgatctgctccgctgtaatctcagggagataagatttgaaattcttcaatctgttccactgtaatctcagagaAATAATActtgtataatgaacctaattatgcctaatgattaggatgacataatcaaaatgaaacaaatgctcttaactagacatgtgtgaatggtgtttgcatgaatgcagaattttatttttcgtgaATGATTTCGCTTAGATCATCATTActtgaagtttattaaggctttgtatCTGATGTGTTACAGCACCCTCTTGCTTGACTAACTTTGCTAAAGGAACACTTAGCCAAGTTGTCCCCCACTGTGAACGTCAAAGTTCAACCCACTGGGACATAAAAATTTGCACCACcaatctcccactgtaacccaagggtaaaAAGATACGGCTttttcaatcttctcctatcgcaattcaaggatacagaacGTGAAGCTTTTGGTCCTTTATCTTATTCCCAAAGTGTCatatcaaatgctcatgcacaaaatGAGGAATTTCTTCTTCGAAGAAACCTCTTCATATTGCCTGGTGgttattgcttgcttgttcattgaagCCTTGTCACCTAGCACGACATTTGTCATTTTGTTTTATCCACATTTGACAACAAAGTTTAAAAGGATAGTCCTGATTTAGACTTTTTCCTTTTAGACATTTcaaatttggtgtgttctaaacaacggtcctgtttcaggttccttcattatttagaaatttctagagtaatatgcaaaactcatTTGCTTGAACATTCAGTCTATTGAAAGATTATCGCAACAAACAAACAATATGTTATTGAGAACAAATctcaaattttgctaagataagatGAAAAtagacaaaatgaaattttattggggAACAAAGCTTGAAATGAATACATCAATCAAGACAATGAATTTTGCCAAGATTCAGAATATAAGATAACAacagatgccccagatatcgcagcacgagTTTCCCTGCATAAGGTTTTCTAAAGACCATTTAATATGTGTTTAGGGAATCTACAGTATTTTGTCGATatcccaagatgtcgcctaccctttcttgTGATTCAGGTATAGCGAGACCAACACATGCCCCAGATTTTTAATCAAAACTTGAGTTGTTCCGTTCACCTCATGCCgcatcaaaatttgagccgcctttttcaggttttcaactcaaatcccctttggtctcaaggcgccctttacgggttttcaccttggtctctcctttttttttagaCCCCTttttcaagtgaaatatttcttgactgagtctgagttcacAGGATTTGGTAGGCTTTTACCATCTATCTCGCTCaagattaaagctcctcctgaaaaggcctttttaaCCACAtatggaccttcccaatttggcatccattttcctctaaaatccttttgtagaggaagaatctttttcaaaaccaagtCCCCCTCGtaaaattctctgggacgaaccttttttgttataggctcgcatcattcgtttctgatacatctgaccatgacgaatagcttttaacctCTTTTCTTCTACCAAGTTTAGCTGGTCATATCGAGATTGAATCCATTCCGCCTTATCTAACTTTAGTTCAGCTAATACtcggagagaagggatttcaatttctatgggtaaaactgcctccatcccatagaCTAAAGAAAACGGCATTGCCCCCGTAGAGGTCCTAACAGAGGTACGATATGCCAGAAGAGCAAAAGGTAATTCGTGCCAGTCTTTGTGGGTTTCAGTTATTTTCCctacaattttcttgatatttttgttagctgcttccacggcaccattcatttttggacggtacggtgacgagttgtggtgtctgatcttgaactgactacaaacttcCCCTATTGAGTTGTTATTCAAGTTCAGTGCATTAtcggatatgatcctttcaggcatcccgtatcgacatatgatctcttttttcagaaacttgctaactgctgacttcgtgacGTTTGCATACGAAGTAGCCTCCacccatttagtgaagtaatcaataaccacaaagataaaacaattcccattagaagcctttggagATATTGGCCCGATAACAtccattccccacatggagaaaggccatggagaaaccataacatgaagaggtgacgGTGGTGCGTGCATtttgtcaccataaatttgacatttatggcacttTTTGGCATAATTAAttcaatccccttccatggtggaccaatagtacccaaatctcataatttgtctggccatcgtgaagccattggcatgcgttccacaGATACCTTCAtgcacttcttccaaaatttctttAGCTTcgacagcatccacacatctcaacaatacttgatcttttcctcttttatacaagATATCCCCATCCAAGACATAATCAATGGCTAATCTCCTCAATATCTTCTTATCATTTTCCGTCGCATGGTCAGGGTACTCACGACTCTTCACATATCGTAATATGTCATGGTACCAGGGGTGATCATCCTTTTTTCCTTCATTGTCGATGTTGCAACAATGGGCTGGAGCCTCATAAATGCTGATCtggataggcttcatatcctctAGCTTGTTCACTTTGAACATAGAAGCCAGGGTAGCCaaagcatcagccatctggttcTCATCTCGTAGGAGATAACTAAAGGTGACACTATAAAATTCCTCCATCAATTCCATAACCAATTTTCGATAGCGGACTAACTTGGgatctcttgtttcccattccccTTTGAGCTGGTAAATTACTAATGCAGAGTCCCCATATATCTCTAGCACCTTAATTTTCCGCTCTATGGCTGCTCGGATGCCCAtaatgcaagcttcatactcaggcatgttatttgtacaatcaaaatccaatttgctaGTGAAAGGGTAATGATCTCCATTAGGGGACACGAGTACTGCCCCGATTCCGTTGcctatagcatttgaagctccatcaaaatttagcttccaaggaCCACCTTCTTGGAAATCTTTTTCTATAGTTGCAacatacatcaaatcttcatttgggaaatcaaagttcaagggTTCATAATCCTCCAGCGCTCTACTTGCCAGGAAGTCcgctattgcacttccttttacagccttctggttcacatagactatgtcaaactcAGATAGGAGAATTTGCCATCAGGTTATTCTTCCATTCAAAGCGGTTGATTCCATCAAGTATTTCAAGGGGTCCAATTTAGAAATTAGCCAggttgtatggtacaacatgtactgtctcagtctCCGAGTTGTCCAGATCAGGGCACAACATAACTTCTTGATTGGTGAATATCTTGTTTCGTATTtggtgaacttcttactgagatagtagatTGTTCTTTATTTTCGTCCTGTctcatcatgttgaccaagcacgcatcccatggaattttcaaatactgccaaatacagtatgAGCGGTTTGTctgggcaaggtggcatcagcactggggtgttggacaagtaatgtttcactttttcaaaagttttttggcactcctcatcccatacacctggattatgtttcttaaggagacgaaatatggggtcacatttctcggttaattgtgaaataaaccaaGCGATGTAGTTCAGTCATCCTAGAAAACCTCGAACCTCTTTTTGAGTACgcggcggaggtaattcttgtattgcTCTTACTTTGTTAGGATCAATCTCGATTCCTCTCTCACTGACCACGAACCCAAGCAATTTTCCTGATCTGACCCCAAATGCGCATTTTGCTGGATTTAATTTTAGCTAAAATTTTCTCAACCTACTAAATAATTTCTTAAGGACCTGCACATGTTCATCTTCCGTTTTAGATTTCgtaatcatgtcatcaacatagattTCTAAttccttatgcatcatatcatgaaacagtGTTACCATGGCCCTCTAATACGTTGCCCCTGCATTTTTCAACCCAAATGacatcactttatagcaaaaggttccccatagggttatgaatgtagttttcttCATATCCTCAGGATGCATCTTAAATTGGTTAtatccagagaaaccatccatgaaagaaaacagtaAATGCCCTGTTGTATTGTCTATCAAGGTGTCGATGTGCGGCAAGGGAAagttatcttttgggctagccttatttaaatctctataatccacacacattcataccttcccatctttcttagggacaggaACGATATTGGCCACCCACTCGGAGTATTTGACCACTTGCAGGAATCCAGCGTCGAATTACTTTTgcacctcctcttttatttttaatataacatctggcctcattcttcggagtttttgctgaactggtTTGCAATTTTCCTTTATAGGAAGTCAGTGAATTACAATGTCAGTACTTAGCCCCagcatatcttgatatgaccatgcgaagacatctttgaattctcgaagcaactcaatgaggtcttgttttacttcttcagcTATGCATGTGCCAATCTTCACCACCTTTCCCTCTTCCAGGGTCACCGTCTCTACTGtctccttgtgaggtaggatttgtttctcttcctgctctaccatcctcaacaagtccggagataggtTGCAATCTATgttatcttcaaaatcttgagattcctctaaacacatatctcgtTCGAAAGGATTTTCTAAGTCCATAGTAgggtcactcatgtcattgatgtCTTGGGACCTGTTATAAATACCGAAAAATGTACaaggaatgtatgaatttaaggatTCTTATTTAATATGGTCACGAATGAAATGAAagaatgttttgaatattactctgaaaaagctctaaaaacttcaggcatttcttctgcagtccaattgtttaaaacaCTCTCAGGTTCAACGAGATAGATGCCTGATGTACTTCCTTCTTCAGATTTTTCTtcagatatggcattgatgttcaAGTTTCCTAGCATTTCCTCTGTGATCTCCCTTCTTGGAGTCCGCAGTCCAGAACACATAATTCCTCCCGATACAAAGGTCTTAGATATGTGGGGGAAAGCCATCGGTTCCCAATCAACTTCTTTTCCATTCAAACGCGCATTCCTTCTCTCTTGTCTTTTCTCCAACTCTTTTCTTCTTTGCTTAGCATTTGgtttaaatcctaaaccaaaaCGGTCTTGCTTGTCCTTCAGCACTGGTGCCTCTATCCTTCCTTAAAGACATCTTCCCAGTCCCCTTCCGAGCATAGCTCCTTTCCCAACTGTCATTTGTAGTCCCGTCCTCGTGGCTCTAGATATGCAGGGCATCGGGATCTTCTTTCCCTCAATAACAGAGGTTGCATTTACGAACTCTAAGGATCGAAAAGAACATTCAACCGCCTCATCATCTGTTCCCAAATATGGTGCGTCACTGGTTaccgatgcaatgatgtcttcctcAGCGTCAATCGTAATTAACCGGCCTTCTGTTACCAATTTCAACTTCTGGTGTAATGATGAAGGCATTGCTCCTGCTGAATGAATCCAGGGTCTTCCTAACAAGCAGTTATACGAAGGCTTGATATTCATCATTAAAAAATCCACCTCGTATATATTCGGGCCAATCAAGAGGGGTATTTCTATTCTTCCCATCACCTTCCTTTCAGTACCatcgaatgctctcactatattctgacatgatttcatgtgagagctATCCATCGGTAACCTTTTCAAGGTGGATAGGGGTAAAACATTCAAGGCTGACCCATTATCAATTAGCACTCCTGCTAACGCATACTCCCCGCAACGAGAAGTGATATGTAATGCTTTGGTGGCTCCTCTTCCCCctggcggtatttcatcatcattaaagaaaatgaaattgtcGGCACTGATATTGTTAACCAAGCGGTCCAACTTATTCACTGAGATATCGTGagcgacataagtttcatttagcaccttaatcaacgcattacgatgtatctctgaacttataagcaactcaagCACCGAGATACGAGCCGGTTGTTTATGCAATTGTTCTACCACGCTGTACTCGCTATATTTcaagaattttagaaattatctagcctcattttcagttaCCGGCTGATTGACACGCGGTTCAATTTTTTCTGTTTTTGCTTTTCCCAACTCAACTGCTAAGGCTTTTCCTTTTCCGGATTCCACTCTTGCGTTTGCCGGATCATAGCGTTTTTAACTTCGTGTATAGAATCCTTCATCTTCTCTTGAAGCGTTTACCAAGCTCTCTTTCCTTGGAATTgtcacattgcagtcgtaattccaaggaacctttttgctatcctcgTAAGGAAAGaatacaggtttttggattatgacctttGACGCTATTTGAATTCCAGATTCTCTGCTCATTGGTTTTGAAATAATTACCACTGGGTGATTAGCCTTTTGGGCTTTCCCCGTGGATCCTTCTTCTGTAGCATAAACTTCTCCTTCTTCTAGTCCATTAATCTCTTCATAAAACTCCaactctttgttatccatcaAGTTTTGCACCATGGCTCTGAATTCGGTACATTTTTGGATGTCGTGGCCTTCTTCTGCGTGGAACTCACAAAACTTACTTGCTCCTTCAGGCTTTTCTATTAAATCTTGCTTGATGCGTCCTCCTTTCACCATTTGTTTCCAAACCCATTCAAGGGGGGTCCTTATCTCCCCTACATTGGCCTTGACTCTCCTTCCTCCATTTTCAATTATCGCGTTCACCCCTTCATCATGATTGGGCAACGGACTTTCTGTGTTGGGTGAGTTACCAAATTTGACAACACCCAATTTGATAAGTCCCTCCACTACCTTCTTGAaagcagtacaattttctatcgagtgtcctGAATTTTCGGCATGATAGTCACATTGAgcgtttgtgtcataccattttggatataggggttgtagaggactcaagtaacgaggagcgaCAACATGTGCATTAAATAAATTCTGGTACAGCTCCTTATATGTCATTGGAATGGGAGTGAACTGGGGCTTCTCAGTATTTTGCCTCATTCCCGACTCTTGTTTCGATGAGCCCTGTTGATTAATGATCGCTTTCCTTGGTTGACTTACAGTAATTGATTTACtgtaagcattcacattattcacttcattttctcttttcctcggggctgTCCTTTTATTACTCTCCCCTCCGTCTATTCTTCCACTTTTAATAGCATGCTCGATCATTTCGCCGCTCATGATTATATCGGAGAAATTCTTTGAATCGCTTctcaacatgtgagtgatgaatggggctttcaatgtattaataaaaagcgtcgtcatttttttttccaaaagagGTGGTTGCACCTGCACTGCCACTTCTCTCCACCTCTGTGCGTATTGTCTGAAGCTCTCGTTTGATTTCTTCTCCAAATtctgcagagttatcctgtcaggcatcatttctgagacatgattatATTGTCTCATGAATGCCTGTGCCAAATctctccaagtagcaattttggtCCGACTTAGCTGATTGTACCATTTTAATGCCGCACCAATAAGACTATCCTGAAAGcagtgtattaataattgatcattattaatataccCCGCCATTCTCCTGCAGCATAGTgatatgagcttctgggcagctggtcccattatatttctcgaattccagcatcttaaatttgtaaggaagcaCCAAATCCAGAACTAAGCTCAGATCTTTCGCATCTATTCCACGATAGCTGTCGATACTTTCtatcgccctaaacttctcttcaatccatttccatttctcctcaaactgcttTGGTAACTCTTTCTTCATCTTGTCTTTCTCAACTACTTCATCGAAGTTCGGGACAACCAGATTATCGCCAGGACTAGAACCAAATCTGACCTGAAGGTTCTTCGGTATTGAAGCGTCACCTTGAAAGTGCTGAGGCCTAATCGAAACAGAAGGTCTTCGTGGATGTGGTTCAATCTGAATTTGCGCTTGCGGAGGTGTGAATCCTAGAGGAAAAAGTGGCTCatcattgtttccttcttcatcgCAAATCACAGGACTTTTCCCTTTATCCGCTCCCTTAGCTATTAAttgcgtcaatttagtcattaggtCATCTTGAGACTCTttcatcttttgcaccatgtctttctggatcttttccatatgttccTTCATTTGCACCTGCAACTGGTCTTTCATTTCCTTTTGAAGCCGTTCTAGTttttccatcctttgatccataATTTTTGATTTAGCACGGGTGCCGTAATAGTGTCGATTTTCTaggttaactgaaataattttattcaattagtgTCCTTTAATGGTTGTTAATGCATAtaatgtgatgcaatgcatgaaatgaatgcgaaAGAAAAGGCATTGactttgattcaattccatttagaaaaatttattagaaaaacaaaat
Coding sequences within it:
- the LOC107915523 gene encoding uncharacterized protein, producing MAFPHISKTFVSGGIMCSGLRTPRREITEEMLGNLNINAISEEKSEEGSTSGIYLVEPESAVKGSAIADFLASRALEDYEPLNFDFPNEDLMYVATIEKDFQEGGPWKLNFDGASNAIGNGIGAVLVSPNGDHYPFTSKLDFDSIERKIKVLEIYGDSALVIYQLKGEWETRDPKLVRYRKLVMELMEEFYSVTFSYLLRDENQMADALATLASMFKVNKLEDMKPIQISIYEAPAHCCNIDNEGKKDDHPWYHDILRYVKSREYPDHATENDKKILRRLAIDYVLDGDILYKRGKDQKTLCRETRAAISGASVVILYSESWQNSLS